A genomic region of Bosea sp. 124 contains the following coding sequences:
- the arsJ gene encoding organoarsenical effux MFS transporter ArsJ, with product MQNSAASRGTRNYAIVTAAYWGFTLTDGALRMLVLLHFFRLGYSPFTLAFLFLLYEAAGIAANLIGGWLAARYGITRMLAIGLSIQILGFALLSGLSPSWTAAASVAWVVMAQGVCGVAKDLTKTASKSAIKLAEAAAKAEDSEGRLFRWVAWFTGSKNAMKGIGFFLGGLLLESLGFRVALWTMAALLALILLGVVTSLPPMLGKAKASKNTRELFAKSRGVNLLALARVALFGARDIWFVVGVPVFLYASGWTFTMVGTFLALWTIGYGLVQAAAPAFVRRSSDGLSAEVPAARLWSLGLALVPVAITAMLASGSGLRPDRVLVVGLCLFGFAFAVNSSLHSYLILAYAGSEKSAEDVGFYYAANALGRFGGTLLSGLLYQAGGLSACLGGSALMLTVCFIATLALPGRDAGTFGRP from the coding sequence GTGCAGAATTCCGCCGCCAGCCGGGGCACGCGCAACTACGCCATCGTCACAGCCGCCTATTGGGGCTTCACTCTGACGGACGGCGCGCTGCGCATGCTCGTGCTGCTGCACTTCTTCCGGCTCGGCTACTCGCCCTTCACACTCGCCTTCCTGTTTCTGCTCTACGAGGCGGCCGGCATCGCCGCCAACCTGATCGGCGGCTGGCTCGCGGCGCGCTACGGCATCACGCGGATGCTCGCCATCGGGCTCTCCATCCAAATCCTCGGCTTCGCCCTGCTCTCGGGCTTGTCGCCAAGCTGGACTGCTGCGGCCTCGGTGGCATGGGTCGTGATGGCTCAAGGGGTCTGCGGCGTGGCCAAGGACCTGACCAAGACGGCCTCGAAATCGGCGATCAAGCTGGCCGAGGCTGCCGCGAAGGCAGAGGACTCGGAGGGCCGCCTGTTCCGCTGGGTCGCCTGGTTCACGGGCTCGAAAAACGCGATGAAAGGCATCGGCTTCTTCCTGGGCGGGCTGCTTCTGGAGTCGCTGGGGTTCAGGGTAGCGCTCTGGACCATGGCGGCCCTGCTCGCGCTGATCCTGCTGGGCGTCGTCACGTCACTACCGCCGATGCTCGGCAAGGCCAAGGCCAGCAAGAACACCCGCGAGCTGTTCGCCAAGAGCCGGGGCGTCAACCTTCTGGCGCTCGCGCGCGTCGCGCTGTTCGGAGCCAGGGACATCTGGTTCGTCGTCGGCGTGCCGGTCTTCCTCTACGCATCGGGCTGGACCTTCACGATGGTCGGCACATTCCTGGCACTCTGGACCATCGGATACGGACTCGTGCAGGCCGCCGCGCCGGCCTTCGTCAGGCGAAGCTCCGACGGGTTGTCGGCCGAGGTACCGGCCGCACGGCTCTGGTCGCTCGGCCTGGCCCTCGTGCCGGTCGCCATCACGGCCATGCTCGCCAGCGGGTCCGGCCTGCGGCCGGATCGTGTTCTCGTCGTCGGGCTATGCCTGTTCGGATTCGCCTTCGCCGTGAACTCCTCGCTCCACTCCTATCTGATCCTGGCCTATGCCGGTTCGGAGAAATCGGCAGAAGACGTCGGCTTCTACTACGCAGCCAACGCGTTGGGGCGCTTCGGAGGCACGCTTCTCTCGGGACTGCTCTATCAGGCGGGCGGCTTGTCGGCCTGCCTCGGCGGGTCTGCCCTCATGCTCACGGTCTGCTTCATTGCGACGTTGGCGTTGCCAGGGCGCGACGCAGGGACCTTCGGCCGCCCATGA
- a CDS encoding TRAP transporter small permease subunit has protein sequence MTDRLKGLGGWLSRRAENVLVLMLGGMFAVFILQIVFRYLLNLPIGWTHEISVILWLWIVLFGSAFVTRESEEIRFDIIYGAVGARARRVMAVVTAAALVVLYTISLPAMVDYVSFMKVERTAYLKLPFNWVYAIYLAFAVAAICRYLWLGWQALRGTAPEAFDPTKAGSGV, from the coding sequence GTGACGGATCGGTTGAAGGGGCTCGGCGGGTGGTTGTCCCGCCGCGCCGAGAATGTTCTGGTGCTGATGCTCGGCGGCATGTTCGCCGTCTTCATCCTCCAGATCGTCTTCCGCTACCTGCTCAACCTGCCGATCGGCTGGACGCATGAGATCAGCGTGATCCTCTGGCTCTGGATCGTGCTGTTCGGGTCCGCCTTCGTCACGCGCGAAAGCGAGGAAATCCGCTTCGACATTATCTATGGCGCGGTCGGTGCCCGCGCCCGGCGGGTGATGGCGGTGGTCACGGCCGCCGCTCTGGTCGTGCTCTACACCATCTCGCTGCCGGCGATGGTCGACTACGTCTCCTTCATGAAGGTCGAGCGCACGGCCTATCTGAAGCTGCCGTTCAACTGGGTCTATGCGATCTATCTCGCCTTCGCCGTGGCGGCCATCTGCCGCTATCTATGGCTCGGCTGGCAGGCGCTGCGCGGAACCGCGCCGGAGGCCTTCGATCCGACCAAGGCGGGATCGGGCGTATGA
- a CDS encoding homoserine dehydrogenase, producing the protein MTVATAQTASQPLRIGLAGLGTVGASVLRILRRQENALAARCGRAIRVTAVSARDRNRDRGVDLGGLTWFDDPVALAKSGEIDCLVELIGGSDGPAKAAVEAALTAGKSVVTANKALLAHHGIELATLAEENGAALAFEASSAGGIPVVKTLREALAGNNVTRLYGILNGTCNYILSRMELEGLTFEACLKDAQRLGYAEADPTFDVEGYDTAHKLAILTSLAFGTKIDAEAIHVEGISSIAPLDLKMADELGYRIKLLGVAERTKTGIEQRVHPTMVPKSSAIAQVMGVLNAVTVDADAVRELTLVGPGAGGDPTASAVVADIADVARGTAGLPFGLPVARLETATRAPMQRHEGGYYVRLAVADRPGAAAGIATRMAEADISLESIVQRRSAAAAAQDPGGRSGAPVPVVLITYATSEAAIRAALDKVSADGHIAEPPQVIRIERE; encoded by the coding sequence ATGACAGTCGCGACCGCCCAGACCGCCTCCCAGCCCCTGCGAATCGGCCTTGCCGGCCTCGGAACGGTGGGCGCCTCTGTGCTGCGCATCCTGCGCCGGCAGGAGAATGCGCTGGCCGCACGCTGCGGCCGCGCCATCCGCGTCACCGCCGTCTCGGCCCGGGACCGCAACCGTGATCGCGGCGTCGACCTCGGCGGCCTGACCTGGTTCGACGATCCGGTCGCACTGGCGAAATCGGGCGAGATCGATTGCCTGGTCGAACTGATCGGCGGCTCGGACGGCCCGGCCAAGGCGGCCGTGGAGGCTGCGCTGACTGCCGGCAAATCCGTCGTCACGGCCAACAAGGCGCTGCTCGCCCATCACGGCATCGAACTCGCCACTCTGGCGGAAGAGAACGGCGCGGCGCTTGCCTTCGAGGCCTCGTCCGCCGGCGGCATCCCGGTCGTGAAGACCCTGCGCGAGGCGCTGGCCGGCAACAACGTCACGCGGCTCTATGGCATCCTGAACGGCACCTGCAACTACATCCTCTCGCGCATGGAGCTGGAGGGGCTGACCTTCGAGGCCTGCCTGAAGGACGCCCAGCGCCTCGGCTATGCCGAGGCCGACCCGACCTTCGATGTCGAGGGTTATGACACGGCTCACAAGCTCGCCATCCTGACCAGCCTCGCCTTCGGCACGAAGATCGACGCCGAAGCGATTCATGTCGAAGGCATTTCCTCGATCGCGCCGCTCGACCTGAAGATGGCTGACGAGCTCGGCTACCGGATCAAGCTGCTCGGCGTCGCGGAGCGGACCAAGACCGGCATCGAGCAGCGCGTCCATCCGACCATGGTGCCGAAATCCTCTGCCATCGCGCAGGTGATGGGCGTGCTCAACGCGGTCACCGTCGATGCCGATGCGGTCCGCGAACTCACCCTCGTCGGCCCCGGCGCCGGCGGCGACCCGACGGCGTCGGCCGTCGTCGCCGACATCGCCGATGTCGCGCGCGGCACGGCGGGGCTGCCCTTCGGCCTGCCGGTGGCGCGGCTCGAAACCGCGACACGCGCGCCGATGCAGCGTCATGAGGGCGGCTATTATGTCCGCCTCGCGGTTGCCGACCGGCCGGGTGCTGCGGCCGGCATCGCGACCCGCATGGCCGAGGCCGACATCTCGCTCGAGAGCATCGTTCAGCGGCGCTCCGCCGCCGCAGCGGCCCAGGATCCCGGCGGGCGCTCCGGCGCGCCGGTGCCGGTCGTGCTGATCACCTACGCCACCAGCGAAGCCGCGATCCGCGCGGCGCTCGACAAGGTGTCGGCCGACGGCCACATCGCCGAACCGCCGCAAGTCATCCGTATCGAACGGGAGTAG
- the recJ gene encoding single-stranded-DNA-specific exonuclease RecJ produces MSLEPPRAFLGVTRSALGRPWRDRLDAAGLGRAEALSQLEGIPDILARLLAGRGVEPNQAALYLEPKLRDLLPDPGTLIDMGPAAARLARAVATREQVAIFGDYDVDGACSAALLAGFLTQAGAHPRIHIPDRLIEGYGPNSEAIRQLAAEGATLLVTVDCGTTSHEPLAEAKRLGLDVVVLDHHQAPERLPEVEALVNPNRQDDLSGLGHLCAAGVVFLALVATRAELRRQGVWAARGSEPDLLAALDLVALATVADVVPLRGLNRAFVRQGLAMLRGRARPGLAALMDVAGLDGPVQPWHLGFLLGPRINAGGRIGDAGLGARLLLTDDEIEARGIAAELNRLNQERQEIERQAVLEATSQAEHALMRDAGLPVLLAGAADWHPGIVGLVAARLKERFRRPAFALALNGEGGATGSGRSVAGVDLGRAVRAAVEAGLAVKGGGHAMAAGVTLAAGQGPAFHAFLIERLAAEVGTASESEALLVDAALSAGGATPRLLAEIDKAGPFGAGSPEPVFVFPAHRLTDAVEIGSGGHVRVKLRSGDGATVGGIAFRVAQEPLGRALLAARGESVHLAATLTLNRWGGNETAELRVLDLARPA; encoded by the coding sequence ATGAGTCTCGAACCACCCCGCGCCTTTCTCGGCGTCACCCGCTCCGCACTGGGCCGGCCCTGGCGCGACCGGCTCGATGCCGCGGGCCTGGGCCGCGCCGAGGCGCTGTCGCAGCTCGAGGGCATCCCCGACATCCTCGCCCGGCTGCTGGCGGGGCGCGGCGTCGAGCCCAACCAGGCCGCGCTCTATCTCGAACCGAAGCTGCGCGATCTCCTGCCCGATCCCGGCACGTTGATCGACATGGGCCCGGCCGCGGCCCGCCTCGCAAGGGCGGTCGCGACGCGCGAGCAGGTCGCGATCTTCGGCGACTACGATGTCGACGGTGCCTGCTCCGCGGCGCTGCTGGCGGGTTTCCTGACGCAGGCCGGCGCCCACCCGCGCATCCATATCCCCGACCGGCTGATCGAGGGCTATGGCCCCAACAGCGAGGCGATCCGCCAGCTCGCGGCCGAGGGCGCGACATTGCTCGTCACCGTCGATTGCGGCACGACGAGCCATGAGCCGCTGGCGGAGGCGAAACGGCTCGGGCTCGACGTCGTCGTGCTCGACCATCACCAGGCGCCGGAGCGGCTGCCGGAGGTCGAGGCGCTGGTCAATCCGAACCGCCAGGACGATCTCTCGGGGCTGGGCCATCTCTGTGCCGCCGGCGTCGTCTTCCTGGCGCTGGTCGCGACGCGGGCCGAACTCCGCCGCCAGGGCGTCTGGGCGGCACGCGGCAGCGAGCCCGATCTGCTCGCCGCGCTCGATCTCGTGGCGCTGGCGACGGTGGCCGATGTCGTGCCGCTTCGCGGCCTCAACCGCGCCTTCGTCCGCCAGGGCCTCGCCATGCTGCGCGGCCGCGCCCGGCCGGGGCTGGCGGCGCTGATGGACGTTGCCGGGCTCGACGGGCCGGTGCAGCCCTGGCATCTCGGCTTCCTGCTCGGCCCGCGCATCAATGCCGGCGGCCGCATCGGCGACGCAGGCCTGGGCGCGCGCCTCCTGCTGACCGATGACGAGATCGAGGCACGCGGTATCGCCGCCGAACTCAATCGCCTCAACCAGGAGCGGCAGGAGATCGAGCGTCAGGCCGTGCTGGAGGCGACCTCGCAGGCCGAGCATGCCCTGATGCGCGATGCCGGCCTACCCGTCCTGCTCGCGGGCGCGGCCGATTGGCATCCCGGCATCGTTGGCCTCGTCGCGGCGCGGCTGAAGGAGCGTTTCCGCCGGCCGGCCTTCGCGCTGGCCCTGAACGGGGAGGGCGGTGCGACTGGCTCCGGCCGCTCTGTCGCCGGCGTCGATCTCGGCCGTGCCGTTCGTGCTGCCGTCGAGGCCGGGCTCGCGGTCAAGGGTGGCGGACACGCCATGGCGGCCGGCGTCACGCTGGCGGCCGGGCAGGGCCCGGCCTTCCACGCCTTCCTGATCGAGCGCCTCGCCGCCGAAGTCGGAACTGCCAGCGAATCCGAGGCGCTGCTGGTCGATGCCGCCCTCAGCGCCGGCGGCGCCACGCCGCGTCTGCTCGCCGAGATCGACAAGGCCGGCCCTTTTGGTGCCGGCAGCCCCGAGCCGGTCTTCGTTTTCCCCGCCCACCGCTTGACCGATGCGGTCGAGATCGGCAGCGGCGGGCATGTCCGCGTCAAGCTCAGGAGCGGCGACGGCGCGACGGTCGGCGGCATCGCCTTCCGTGTCGCGCAGGAGCCGCTCGGCCGGGCCCTGCTGGCGGCGCGGGGCGAGAGCGTCCATCTCGCCGCGACCCTGACCCTCAATCGCTGGGGCGGCAATGAGACGGCCGAACTGCGCGTCCTCGACCTGGCGCGGCCGGCGTGA
- the dctP gene encoding TRAP transporter substrate-binding protein DctP, producing the protein MAFEIDRRALIAGGAAVAGAGLSGRALAQAKPNLRFSAVFSEQDIRAEMMKRFGDAIKEDFTLQPYYGGNLFKQGTELVAMQRNNLEMGNIAPQDVSNQIPEWSIVTSAYLFRDADHLKKVFASDVGADLKKAAEDKLNIKILGPTYFGARQVGLKPKKKIMTPADMAGIKLRMPGGDAWQFLGQSIGANPTPMAYAEVYTGLQSGAIDGQDNPLPNVQNMKFYEVSSQIVLTSHLVGFDLLCVTDRIWKAMSPQKQAAFQAAADAAMDWSAKQHLDKEKELVDFFKKQGLEVYTPDVAAFRDFAQKKYLASDLAKSWKPGMVEKINAL; encoded by the coding sequence ATGGCTTTTGAAATCGACAGGCGTGCGCTGATCGCTGGCGGCGCGGCCGTTGCGGGGGCTGGTTTGAGCGGGCGCGCTTTGGCGCAGGCCAAGCCCAATCTGCGCTTCTCGGCGGTGTTCTCCGAGCAGGACATCCGCGCCGAGATGATGAAGCGCTTCGGCGATGCCATCAAAGAGGATTTCACGCTGCAGCCCTATTACGGCGGCAACCTGTTCAAGCAGGGCACCGAACTGGTCGCCATGCAGCGCAACAACCTCGAAATGGGCAACATCGCGCCGCAGGACGTCTCGAACCAGATTCCGGAATGGTCGATCGTGACCTCGGCCTATCTCTTCCGCGATGCCGACCACCTGAAGAAGGTCTTCGCCAGCGATGTCGGCGCCGATCTCAAAAAGGCCGCCGAGGACAAGCTCAACATCAAGATTCTCGGGCCGACCTATTTCGGCGCCCGTCAGGTCGGGTTGAAGCCCAAGAAGAAGATCATGACGCCCGCCGACATGGCCGGCATCAAGCTGCGCATGCCCGGCGGCGACGCCTGGCAGTTCCTCGGCCAGTCGATCGGCGCCAACCCGACGCCGATGGCCTATGCCGAGGTCTATACCGGCCTGCAGAGCGGCGCGATCGACGGCCAGGACAACCCGCTGCCTAACGTCCAGAACATGAAGTTCTACGAGGTCTCCTCGCAGATCGTGCTGACCTCGCATCTCGTCGGCTTCGACCTGCTCTGCGTCACCGACCGGATCTGGAAGGCGATGTCGCCGCAGAAGCAGGCTGCCTTCCAGGCCGCGGCCGATGCCGCCATGGACTGGAGCGCCAAGCAGCATCTCGACAAGGAAAAGGAACTGGTCGACTTCTTCAAGAAGCAGGGGCTCGAGGTCTACACGCCCGATGTCGCCGCCTTCCGCGACTTCGCCCAGAAGAAGTATCTCGCCTCCGATCTCGCCAAGAGCTGGAAGCCCGGCATGGTCGAGAAGATCAACGCGCTCTGA
- the glpX gene encoding class II fructose-bisphosphatase, protein MSDDLRISSSQIIERYLSMELVRVTERAAVSAARLRGHGNEKAADQAAVDAMRRELNRLPIDGEIVIGEGERDEAPMLFIGEKVGTRQGPRVHIAVDPLEGTTLCAKDMPDSIAVMAMAEAGKLLNAPDVYMDKIAIGPGYARGVVDLDASATDNIHALAKAKGVKPSEISTLIMDRPRHAKLIEEVRKTGCSIRLITDGDVAGVIYCTEPHKTGIDLYLGIGGAPEGVLAAAALRCVGGQMQGRLILDTEEKRARALTMGISDPNKKYSMEEMASGDTIVCATGVTDGGMLKGVKFGRDVIETETIVYRSITGTVRRIHGEHRDFGKFKLD, encoded by the coding sequence ATGTCCGACGATCTCCGCATTTCCTCCTCCCAGATCATCGAGCGCTATCTCTCGATGGAACTGGTGCGCGTCACCGAGCGCGCCGCGGTCTCGGCTGCGCGCCTGCGCGGTCACGGCAACGAGAAGGCGGCTGACCAGGCGGCGGTCGACGCGATGCGGCGCGAGCTGAACCGCCTGCCGATCGACGGTGAGATCGTCATCGGCGAGGGCGAGCGCGACGAGGCGCCGATGCTCTTCATCGGCGAGAAGGTCGGCACGCGTCAGGGGCCCCGGGTCCACATCGCCGTCGACCCGCTGGAAGGCACCACCCTCTGCGCCAAGGACATGCCCGATTCCATCGCGGTGATGGCGATGGCCGAGGCCGGCAAGCTCCTGAACGCGCCCGACGTCTACATGGACAAGATCGCGATCGGCCCGGGCTATGCGCGCGGTGTCGTCGATCTCGACGCTTCGGCGACCGACAACATCCACGCGCTCGCCAAGGCCAAGGGCGTCAAGCCGAGCGAGATCTCGACGCTGATCATGGACCGCCCGCGCCATGCCAAGCTGATCGAGGAGGTCCGCAAGACCGGCTGCTCGATCCGCCTCATCACCGATGGCGACGTCGCCGGCGTGATCTACTGCACCGAGCCGCACAAGACCGGCATCGATCTCTATCTCGGCATCGGCGGCGCGCCCGAGGGCGTGCTGGCGGCAGCGGCTCTGCGCTGCGTCGGCGGCCAGATGCAGGGCCGCCTCATCCTCGACACCGAGGAGAAGCGCGCCCGCGCCCTGACCATGGGCATTTCTGACCCGAACAAGAAATACAGCATGGAGGAGATGGCGTCCGGCGACACCATCGTCTGCGCGACCGGCGTCACCGATGGCGGCATGCTCAAGGGCGTGAAGTTCGGCCGCGACGTCATCGAGACGGAGACCATCGTCTACCGCTCGATCACCGGCACGGTGCGCCGCATCCATGGCGAACACCGCGACTTCGGCAAGTTCAAGCTCGACTGA
- a CDS encoding type II 3-dehydroquinate dehydratase, whose product MTKPIYVLNGPNLNRLGTREPHLYGSTTLAEVEAMCREAAGDAPLEFRQSNREYELIDWIHEAIDGGCAIVINPAAFTFTSMAILDALKMFSGPIIELHITNIHRREPIYHRSYVSLAATAIIAGLGAQGYAVAVRSVRDLVRASAA is encoded by the coding sequence GTGACCAAGCCGATCTACGTCCTCAACGGCCCGAACCTGAACCGCCTCGGCACGCGCGAGCCGCATCTCTACGGCTCGACGACGCTCGCGGAGGTCGAGGCGATGTGCCGGGAGGCTGCCGGCGACGCTCCCCTGGAGTTCCGCCAGTCGAACCGCGAATACGAGCTGATCGACTGGATTCACGAGGCGATCGACGGCGGCTGCGCCATCGTGATCAACCCCGCCGCCTTCACCTTCACCTCGATGGCGATCCTCGACGCGCTCAAGATGTTCTCCGGCCCGATCATCGAGCTGCACATCACCAACATCCATCGCCGCGAGCCGATCTATCACCGCTCCTATGTCTCGCTGGCCGCGACCGCGATCATCGCCGGGCTCGGCGCGCAGGGCTATGCGGTCGCTGTCCGATCGGTGCGCGATCTGGTTCGCGCCAGCGCGGCCTGA
- a CDS encoding GntR family transcriptional regulator, translating into MLSITPPPPSIGETAYRRIRSDIIFGRLAPGQKLKLEVLRESYGASVSTLRELLNRLASEGLIEAEGQKGFVVTPVSATNLREIAAMRLLLEGHALAQSFEAGDMEWEGRVVAAHHKLALMERRMLARDRGEPELWKRYDWEFHHALISACGSQVLLETHAAIYDKYLRYQMVAVIFRGEIAAQEHQTLLDCALRRDTAQAAAVLARHVDGCVEHTLAGGTLPHGIEG; encoded by the coding sequence ATGCTCAGCATCACGCCACCGCCCCCCTCGATCGGCGAGACGGCCTACCGGCGCATCCGCTCGGACATCATCTTCGGGCGGCTCGCCCCGGGGCAGAAGCTCAAGCTCGAGGTGCTGCGCGAGAGCTACGGGGCGAGCGTGAGCACGCTCCGCGAACTGCTCAACCGCCTGGCATCGGAGGGGCTGATCGAGGCCGAAGGCCAGAAAGGCTTCGTCGTCACGCCGGTTTCGGCCACGAATCTGCGCGAGATCGCGGCGATGCGCCTGCTGCTCGAAGGCCACGCGCTGGCGCAGTCCTTCGAGGCCGGCGACATGGAATGGGAGGGACGCGTCGTCGCAGCGCATCACAAGCTCGCCTTGATGGAGCGGCGCATGCTGGCGCGCGACCGCGGCGAGCCCGAACTCTGGAAGCGCTATGACTGGGAGTTCCACCATGCGCTGATCTCGGCCTGCGGCTCGCAGGTGCTGCTGGAGACGCATGCCGCGATCTACGACAAATATCTGCGCTACCAGATGGTGGCAGTGATCTTCCGCGGCGAGATCGCAGCGCAGGAGCACCAGACCCTGCTCGACTGCGCGCTGCGCCGCGACACGGCGCAGGCCGCCGCCGTGCTGGCGCGCCATGTCGATGGCTGCGTCGAGCACACGCTGGCGGGAGGAACACTGCCGCACGGGATCGAGGGATAA
- a CDS encoding ArsJ-associated glyceraldehyde-3-phosphate dehydrogenase, giving the protein MRVGINGMGRIGRLALRAALGAVQRQSDDPRAGNRLDVVHLNEIKGGAAATAHLLEFDSMQGRWRADVGHEGENSIRIDHRRMRFTAEAAPGDVPWGDLGVDVVLECTGKFLTPAAIEGHLKRGAKRVIVAAPVKDVSVLNVVIGINEHLYDPARHPIVTAASCTTNCLAPVVKVVHENLRIRHGQITTIHDPTNTNVVVDAPHKDLRRARSAMLSLQPTTTGSATAIALIYPELKGKLDGHAVRAPVLNASLTDCVFELEQPTTAAEVNALFEAAAKGPLAGILGFEPRPLVSIDYQRDTRSAIVDGLSTLITDGTMLKVYAWYDNEMGYACRMVDLACHLEQAGI; this is encoded by the coding sequence ATGCGGGTCGGTATCAACGGCATGGGGCGCATTGGGCGCCTGGCTCTGCGGGCGGCGCTCGGCGCGGTCCAACGGCAGAGCGATGATCCGCGTGCCGGCAACCGGCTCGACGTCGTTCATCTCAACGAGATCAAGGGCGGGGCGGCAGCGACCGCCCATCTGCTCGAATTCGACAGCATGCAGGGGCGCTGGCGAGCCGATGTCGGCCACGAAGGCGAGAACTCCATCCGGATCGACCATCGGCGGATGAGGTTCACCGCCGAGGCCGCGCCGGGCGACGTCCCGTGGGGAGACCTCGGCGTCGACGTCGTGCTGGAATGTACCGGCAAGTTCCTGACGCCGGCTGCGATCGAGGGCCATCTCAAGCGTGGCGCCAAACGCGTCATCGTGGCCGCGCCGGTCAAGGATGTGTCGGTCCTGAACGTCGTCATCGGCATCAACGAGCACCTGTACGACCCTGCCAGGCACCCGATCGTCACGGCCGCCTCATGCACCACCAACTGTCTGGCGCCGGTGGTGAAGGTCGTGCACGAGAACCTGAGAATACGGCACGGACAGATCACCACGATCCATGATCCGACCAACACGAACGTCGTCGTCGATGCACCCCATAAGGACCTGCGCCGGGCACGCTCCGCGATGCTCTCCTTGCAGCCGACGACGACGGGAAGCGCGACCGCGATTGCGCTGATCTACCCCGAGCTGAAGGGCAAGCTCGACGGCCACGCCGTGCGCGCGCCTGTGCTCAATGCCTCCCTGACCGACTGCGTCTTCGAATTGGAGCAGCCGACGACGGCTGCCGAGGTGAACGCCCTGTTCGAGGCCGCGGCCAAGGGGCCCCTCGCCGGCATCCTCGGCTTCGAGCCGAGGCCCTTGGTCTCGATCGACTACCAGCGCGACACGCGTTCTGCGATCGTCGACGGGCTTTCGACACTCATCACCGACGGGACGATGCTGAAGGTCTACGCCTGGTACGACAACGAGATGGGCTATGCCTGCCGCATGGTCGACCTCGCCTGCCATCTCGAACAGGCCGGGATCTGA
- a CDS encoding TRAP transporter large permease, with the protein MTSPFSLCILAIVTLSLLGLPIGHAMIAGSIFYLLLAGQDLSIAAEQLLNGMYTNYVILAVPLFILAAELMNIGSMTERLLRFCDALVGRFRGGLAQVNIVQSVIFAGMSGSAIADAAGTGRMMQAMMTKDGKYPPSFAAALTAVSSVIGPIIPPSIPMVLYALVSDASIGFLFLAGVVPGLLMAGVQMGIVGFTAKKRNFPVEPPIPLREWPGITWRAFPALMMPVVLLGGIYGGATTPTEAAAVAAAYALAVSALLYRSVSLGAFYSSLAYSARTTASIGMLIAGALVFNYVVTIENIPESLKVLLSGWNLSPIGFLLLVNAVLLVLGCLLEGTAILLIVVPVFIPTAKALGIDMVHFGVVVVVNIMLGLITPPYGLLLFIMNNITGVPLRDIVRECMPFLFAMIAALALITFMPGLVLWLPRLMGYPG; encoded by the coding sequence ATGACCAGCCCGTTCTCGCTCTGCATCCTCGCGATCGTCACGCTGTCGTTGCTCGGCCTGCCGATCGGCCACGCCATGATCGCGGGCTCGATCTTCTACCTTTTGCTCGCAGGCCAGGATCTCAGCATCGCCGCCGAGCAGCTGCTCAACGGCATGTATACGAACTACGTCATCCTCGCGGTGCCGCTCTTCATCCTCGCCGCCGAGCTGATGAACATCGGCTCGATGACGGAGCGGCTGCTGCGCTTCTGCGACGCGCTGGTCGGGCGTTTCCGGGGCGGGCTGGCCCAGGTCAACATCGTCCAGAGCGTGATCTTCGCCGGCATGTCGGGCTCGGCCATCGCCGATGCCGCCGGCACCGGGCGCATGATGCAGGCGATGATGACCAAGGACGGCAAGTACCCGCCGAGCTTCGCCGCGGCGCTGACGGCCGTCTCCTCGGTGATCGGGCCGATCATCCCGCCCTCGATCCCGATGGTGCTCTACGCCCTGGTCTCGGATGCCTCGATCGGCTTCCTCTTTCTCGCCGGCGTCGTGCCCGGCCTGCTGATGGCCGGCGTCCAGATGGGCATCGTCGGCTTCACCGCCAAGAAGCGGAACTTCCCGGTCGAGCCGCCGATTCCGCTGCGCGAATGGCCGGGCATCACCTGGCGCGCCTTTCCGGCGCTGATGATGCCGGTCGTACTGCTCGGCGGCATCTATGGCGGCGCGACGACGCCGACCGAGGCGGCTGCGGTCGCGGCAGCCTATGCGCTGGCGGTCTCGGCGCTGCTCTATCGCAGCGTGTCGCTGGGGGCCTTCTACAGCTCGCTCGCCTACAGCGCCCGCACGACGGCCTCGATCGGCATGCTCATCGCCGGGGCGCTGGTGTTCAATTATGTCGTGACGATCGAGAACATCCCCGAGAGCCTCAAGGTGCTGCTCTCGGGCTGGAACCTGTCCCCGATCGGCTTCCTGCTGCTCGTCAACGCTGTCCTGCTGGTCCTCGGCTGCCTGCTGGAGGGCACCGCGATCCTTCTTATCGTCGTGCCGGTCTTCATTCCGACGGCCAAGGCGCTCGGCATCGACATGGTGCATTTCGGCGTCGTCGTGGTGGTCAACATCATGCTCGGGCTGATCACGCCGCCCTATGGGCTGCTGCTCTTCATCATGAACAACATCACCGGCGTGCCGCTCAGGGACATCGTGCGGGAATGCATGCCGTTCCTCTTCGCGATGATCGCCGCCTTGGCGCTGATCACCTTCATGCCGGGCCTCGTCCTCTGGCTGCCGCGCCTGATGGGCTATCCGGGCTGA